One genomic segment of Candidatus Saccharimonadales bacterium includes these proteins:
- a CDS encoding DUF192 domain-containing protein, whose protein sequence is MSKRRSPLLSWMLVGFVLILVGAAGLYILWPQLQPRTTLRMGDGVFKTSVARTPDEREKGLSKTPKLRDDQALLFVFGTDGKWAIWMKDMNYPIDIVWLDKDKKVVHIVKNAPPESYPYEKFISKEDARYVVEVLAGTADKKSIKIGGQAAFDENHLEGGFKL, encoded by the coding sequence ATGAGCAAACGAAGAAGCCCGCTTCTTTCGTGGATGCTTGTAGGGTTTGTCCTCATTCTTGTGGGTGCGGCTGGACTTTATATCTTGTGGCCGCAGCTGCAACCCCGTACGACGCTTCGTATGGGTGATGGAGTATTCAAGACGAGCGTAGCCAGGACGCCTGATGAACGAGAAAAGGGACTTTCAAAGACTCCTAAACTACGCGACGACCAGGCGTTGCTATTTGTATTTGGAACGGACGGGAAGTGGGCGATATGGATGAAAGACATGAACTATCCAATAGATATCGTCTGGCTAGATAAAGATAAAAAAGTGGTCCATATCGTTAAAAACGCCCCACCCGAAAGCTACCCGTACGAAAAGTTTATATCGAAAGAAGATGCCAGGTACGTTGTTGAGGTTTTGGCCGGTACGGCTGACAAGAAATCAATTAAAATAGGAGGGCAGGCGGCCTTTGACGAAAACCACCTAGAAGGAGGCTTTAAGTTATGA
- a CDS encoding RimK family alpha-L-glutamate ligase: MKIAILSKGNANYSTKRLKEVAKARGHDVRVINYAQCYISIEKDQPVIRYRGESLGQFDAIIPRIAQSYTKYGTAVVRQFESQGAYSTASSLAIVRSRDKLRAYQILAKAGVGIPKTVFARETANFEDVVELAGGTPLIIKVARGTHGNGVVLAETPKAAKAVMQAFYVEGVNFLVQEFVKESAGTDIRAFVVGSQVVASIVRQSLDDDFRSNTHQGGVGKIVKLTDEETKTAVKAAKAMGLSICGVDMMRSERGPLVLEVNSSASLKTPELITGRNVAEKIIEYIELNAKRRNKKDKIGA; encoded by the coding sequence ATGAAAATCGCAATTTTATCAAAAGGTAATGCAAATTACTCGACGAAGCGCCTAAAAGAAGTAGCTAAAGCGCGCGGACATGACGTGCGCGTTATTAACTATGCACAATGTTATATCTCTATAGAAAAAGATCAACCGGTTATTCGATATAGAGGTGAATCGCTTGGTCAGTTTGATGCGATTATCCCACGTATCGCGCAAAGTTATACGAAATACGGGACTGCTGTTGTCCGCCAATTCGAATCACAAGGTGCCTATTCAACCGCTAGCTCACTTGCGATCGTGCGTTCACGCGACAAACTGCGTGCATATCAGATTTTAGCTAAAGCTGGCGTTGGAATCCCAAAAACCGTGTTCGCTCGCGAAACCGCTAACTTTGAAGACGTTGTTGAACTTGCGGGCGGTACGCCGCTAATCATCAAAGTTGCTCGAGGCACCCACGGAAATGGTGTTGTACTTGCCGAAACTCCAAAAGCGGCCAAAGCCGTAATGCAGGCATTCTATGTTGAGGGTGTGAACTTCTTGGTACAGGAATTTGTTAAAGAATCTGCAGGTACGGATATTCGCGCGTTTGTTGTTGGTAGCCAAGTTGTGGCAAGCATTGTTCGTCAAAGCCTTGATGATGATTTTCGCTCTAACACTCACCAAGGTGGTGTAGGCAAGATAGTAAAGCTTACTGACGAAGAAACGAAAACAGCTGTTAAAGCTGCCAAAGCCATGGGGCTCAGTATTTGCGGTGTCGACATGATGCGTTCTGAACGCGGACCACTCGTACTCGAGGTTAATTCGTCTGCCAGCCTAAAAACGCCTGAACTTATTACGGGTCGAAATGTCGCCGAAAAAATCATCGAATATATCGAGCTAAACGCTAAGCGCCGCAACAAAAAAGACAAAATCGGCGCCTAG